ttacgaagattctgccaaaattatgctgaCACAGACAAGCGGTTATGTTCGAATCGCGTACAGCACCACTGCTAATTAAGCCCTGAAACCAATTCGTACAAGAAAAGTAAGGCGTAATTTTaaaatcgaaaacgatacgatttttgTTACGATGAACATCCGAAGGACTgtgtcttttctttcatttcgtgcgaaaaatgaaaaaattgaaccgGCGAGTTTTAGGTATTGCAAGTGTGGATGAATGATACGAAAAATTCCCATAGTAAACAATGGTTTTTGCGCCGTCGTCGGTACCTTGTGGATCGcttgcttcaatttttttagtgtttcattcataaatacaaaaattcacaCCTGAGACCTTGAGATGCCGTACtacaatcgtatcgttttcgatttttaaatatatgcttAAATTCTTGTGATTTTACACTTGAACCGCCGTCTGTAGTTCGACAAAAAAACACATTGCCCGCGCCTCAtaggaaaacaatggcgtctactATCTGCAAATTCATGGCCGCTATCGTGCCGATCACttgcttcaatatatttatttcatcagctacgaatgtaaaaatctaaatccgTAATCTTTAGATGTCGTTCtacaatcgtatcgttttcgatttttaaatattggctcaaattattgtatttttacatttttaccgcCTTCAATTTTTCGGCAACACACATACTCGcgccccatagaaaacaatgggcgcTGATGATCTACCAGCTTCGCCGCTATCGTGCCGAtcgcttgtttcaaaatatttatttcacccgctttgaatgtaaaaatctaaatctataatcttgAGATACTGTACTACAAGGGTGTTATTTTCGATGTTTGGATATTCCGTTAGTTtcgtgtaaatttacattttactctCGTGATTTGGCGACGTACGCGTATACGTTACTCCCTCCCTCCCGCACCCAGTATTATCGGCTGTAAATTCTTCGCCGCTACCGTGCCGATCGCTTGCCTCAAGATACTTATTTCTTCAGctatgaatgtaaaaatctaaatctataatcttaAGATACTGTCCTACAAGGGTATTATTTTCGATGTTTTGCTGTTGCGttggttttatttaaatttacattttactgtcGTGATTCGGCGACGTAATTTATTACTCCCAAGCCCATACAAAATATTTACCGGCTGTGATTATTCACCGGTCCCGAATCAATCGCTCGCTTGGAGATTATTATTCCTTCAGCTattgactttaaaaaaatacacaaataatctTGATGTTGTGCACTTCAATTGTATGGTTTaagatttttgaagttttgcttaatttttttaaagtttacattgttACAGACGCAAGTAATTCAGCGCCTTACATGCAGAATACCCTATTAGATAACAACGGCGTTTTCACCGGCTGCAATGCTTTACCGACCCCATTTACATCGCTCGCCTATTTATGCTTATTGCTGCcactatgtaaataaaaaattacacatattaTCTGGAGATAATATGCTGCCATTGTGtggttttcgatttttgaatgcatacataatttgttcattttttgcatttgtattgCTGGTGTTCGGCGACATCAACATGCGTTGCGCGATATTGTAAACATTGGCTGTATAATCAGTCTGCAGGTGTATTTCAATAATCCGACATATCTTGGGAAGTATATCCCATTGccaacagtaacacgtattgtcgggattatcgtacggaaaaaagactgcaaaagtaagacttatgaatcttcatcagaattgaacacatcatgattgtacacgagtatcaaccgtgaatgcacgttgagctcggcagttacacaagcatggtacgctacatgcatagccctacgagtatggcaacagtgtccggctttggctacgccgcctaccggaggtgggaggcggcgtagccaaagccggacactctcgtcatactcgtagggctagctacatgcactgccgcgatgccgatcgtatgcattccaaggcctatccggaatttgtttcacaaacaacctcaaaggagagcaaacatacttctatggacaatgacgaacacgtttcttggcgaagcaaaatcaaaacagtgcagaagtacatgaagtaggtcatggccttggactctgtgcacgaacctgattggacacttcaatacctttgacccaaagttattattcatcagcacttccatgccatgaggctaggtagagaacgtatgtactcatttctggcgatcgagcagcgagggaaacaatcaattaccaaggataaagctaatttgctaaacgatattttatcttgaatagtgagttgaatgagtaataaaatatcatatttttaatgttcaatacgaggttgaaacacggagggaccgtggttgaaaccagagctatccagctgtagccaacctggacaagcacatttcacagcgccctcaaacagtcgattgttttcacttgccatacgcggcgtaacagaaaaattaaaactttcataacttcattaatatccaagccatgcccaccaaaaccttttcagttctagccatttgaattctgaagatgtctaccaaatttgactgaaatacgttcagccgtttttgagaaaatggaccaacagacagacagacagacagacagacagacacacagacagacagacagacagacatcgctgcgacatatgctcacgtgttcacacgtgagcaaaaaataaggccaaataaaaaaatgtttgcggTAATCGGACCTATTCTATCTAAAACCCTCTGACCACGAACGTTTTTAGCATTTTCCAAAATCACTCAcgcttttgccaaattttgtcgtttttgATGGGTCACACGTAAATAAACAAAGTTCCCaaccgacctaccctattttctGAGAGCTTGGTGACAGATACACACAGTATATTTGTGCTCAATAGTAACTTTTTCTAAGTTCAAGGGAGGATACAACCATCAGGTCATCAGGTCACACGACCTAAACTACTGTGTAGCCTTACCTTCAAATGATACGAGGACACTACAGGTTTAGTCGAACGACACCAATGGTCCTCTCGTAGTTTCTTCAGAATTCTGAGACACTGTTTACGACATGCACCATGTTGGTCTATTCCCTCCAACAGCGCCATTTCACAGGGTTGAAATGATGTCTGCCTGTATTTCAGAAAAGATTTcgaaatttaaaagaaaattgagaagtgtaACTTGCTCTGTGGGGTGCAGCATAACGATGTGACTTTTTAAGTGTTCCAATCTTTGTACGAATGAAcagagaatgagagagagagagagagagggggggggagagagaaaGAGTAAGCAAAATACGATCGTACGTGTAGAGtatcttttgtaggaatgtgtTCCGCGGATCTTACGCTGGGCATGATCGGCCAAAGATTATACATGGTATCGAGTTGTCTGCTGTACTACTAGTACTGGATCTGGTTTAAATGAACGGTAGGTATGATATGCATAAACATACCAGTAGAGATTGTCTTTCGCAACAGCATTAAGTCCAACTCTTTTCACTTCTTCCACTTTGCCAGCAGGCGGCCAGAGCGACGTCCGTGGCCATTTCGCCAACACCGACGGATGTAGGCCTATACCGTTGTTAGGCACAAATGGTACCAGATCAACAGATATGCTACCGTCAAAGTCGATCATCAGTTTCAGGGTTATTGCCGGTCCGTGCGTCTTGTTGCACAGTTTCACATATCCTATTACAACAAATAACAAAACATCTCCTGGAGACACAACATTTGCAATGAAATTATTCTCCATTTTATTATTCAATGAGTCGCCGGGGATGTGCATTTAATTCGGGTAATTCATACTTCGGTCATCATCGTAAGTAATGTATTTTATGACTATTGAAGCATAAGCATTAATTTGTGACTGTAATCTCTTTTCAGTTTAATCAACAGAATAAAGTTTCTCTCCCCGACCAACATTTTTCCATTGTGAAAACGTAATCTCATTTAAACTGAACTTTAAAAAATCCCCTGCTATCCTGAACAATATAATGGTTATGCATGTATGCGGGGTACCCCTTCTCTCCGCGACCTAGGGAGATAGCCAACTTCAACAAAATGGTATTGATACATCACCATCGTAGAGGGCAGTACGACAACATATCAGATACATAGTTCACAATATCTCAGGAGTCGCTGTCggggtaccagagaaacaaattacccaatatttacatgtaatgatatttgaaattcaaaatggccaccatccctgtgttatctctatgggggacATAAATTCCCGCTTTTCAAAAAACCAAGGAGGTGAAAACTGTATTCATACCATaagattcaaaatgagcccccacaagagtTAG
Above is a window of Ptychodera flava strain L36383 chromosome 19, AS_Pfla_20210202, whole genome shotgun sequence DNA encoding:
- the LOC139118955 gene encoding protein mab-21-like 3 isoform X1, encoding MKVDDDLVPFKVRSLFKGLVQEAIRNCNLRGYVKLCNKTHGPAITLKLMIDFDGSISVDLVPFVPNNGIGLHPSVLAKWPRTSLWPPAGKVEEVKRVGLNAVAKDNLYWQTSFQPCEMALLEGIDQHGACRKQCLRILKKLREDHWCRSTKPVVSSYHLKTLLLWECESHPHDTDWSPVKLKLGERVLGLVRKLKEWVNDRVCPHYFMPEINLFKDKHGNLKDPGNGKGFDHVDKKLGEFLNEPRRFLRD
- the LOC139118955 gene encoding protein mab-21-like 3 isoform X2, with the protein product MKVDDDLVPFKVRSLFKGLVQEAIRNCNLRGYVKLCNKTHGPAITLKLMIDFDGSISVDLVPFVPNNGIGLHPSVLAKWPRTSLWPPAGKVEEVKRVGLNAVAKDNLYWQTSFQPCEMALLEGIDQHGACRKQCLRILKKLREDHWCRSTKPVVSSYHLKAIQHEPVIISIKPNGKIARRYS